One region of Cucurbita pepo subsp. pepo cultivar mu-cu-16 chromosome LG03, ASM280686v2, whole genome shotgun sequence genomic DNA includes:
- the LOC111791347 gene encoding transcription repressor OFP15-like, translating to MLTKKKKKKMMMMMKLPSLFKSSGLHHNDKSAWPWPSCRQPRTLSFRTTTAAAATATESSDSFFTLSSESSGSFSTASECSGGDPIERMIRGLRSTERLLFEPAGKSRSILKEEKKAAVPPPLKEGTTVVSMDSDDPFWDFRKSMEEMVEAYGLRDWKSLEELLSWYLSVNGKNNHGFIIGAFLDLLVSLAMAAAVAAAASSSSSSISSSSSFLPCVSSSMEIEEITSLDEHHHHHVFF from the coding sequence ATGttaacaaagaagaagaagaagaagatgatgatgatgatgaagctCCCATCTCTCTTCAAATCCTCAGGACTCCACCACAACGACAAGTCGGCTTGGCCCTGGCCGTCATGTCGGCAGCCAAGAACCCTCTCTTTCCGGAcaaccaccgccgccgccgccaccgcaACAGAATCCTCGGATTCCTTTTTCACACTCTCCTCCGAGTCCTCCGGCAGTTTCTCGACGGCGTCTGAGTGCTCCGGCGGTGACCCAATTGAGAGAATGATTCGAGGCCTCAGGTCGACGGAGAGGCTCCTCTTCGAGCCCGCCGGAAAATCAAGGTCGATTTtaaaagaggagaagaaggcGGCGGTACCGCCGCCATTGAAGGAAGGGACGACGGTGGTATCAATGGATTCCGATGATCCGTTTTGGGATTTTAGGAAATCAATGGAGGAAATGGTGGAGGCATATGGGCTGAGGGATTGGAAGAGCTTAGAGGAGCTTTTGAGTTGGTATTTGAGTGTTAATGGCAAAAACAACCATGGATTTATAATTGGAGCTTTTCTTGATTTGCTTGTCTCTCTTGCaatggcggcggcggtggcggcggcggcttcttcatcttcttcatcaatttcttcttcttcttcatttttaccTTGTGTATCATCATCCATGGAGATTGAGGAGATCACATCGTTAGAtgaacatcatcatcatcatgttttcttttaa